From one Lotus japonicus ecotype B-129 chromosome 3, LjGifu_v1.2 genomic stretch:
- the LOC130749429 gene encoding dirigent protein 22-like — MNTANIFTFCFFILLSCHALSSSAATVEEETSDFVRPIDRKLLGLPKKEKLSHFKFYWHDIVGGRSPTSVPVVPPPLKLNSTTAFGLVNMIDNPLTLGPTMSSKLVGKAQGFYASASQSEIGLLMAMNFAFIEGKYNGSTLTILGRNPVFNKVREMPVIGGSGFFRFARGYAEARTNWFDLKSGDAVVEYNVYVFHY; from the coding sequence ATGAACACCGCCAATATCTTCACCTTCTGTTTCTTCATTCTCCTCTCTTGCCACGCCCTCTCCTCCTCTGCGGCCACCGTAGAAGAAGAAACCTCCGATTTCGTCCGCCCCATAGACCGCAAGCTACTGGGCCTTCCCAAGAAAGAGAAGCTGAGCCACTTCAAATTCTACTGGCACGACATAGTTGGCggaagaagtcccacatcggttCCGGTTGTCCCCCCACCTCTGAAGCTGAACTCTACCACTGCCTTTGGCTTGGTCAACATGATCGACAACCCTTTGACACTGGGCCCCACTATGAGTTCCAAGCTTGTGGGAAAGGCTCAAGGGTTCTATGCCTCTGCTTCACAGAGTGAGATAGGTCTGCTCATGGCCATGAATTTTGCTTTCATTGAAGGGAAGTACAATGGCAGCACACTCACTATCTTGGGGAGGAACCCTGTTTTCAACAAGGTCAGGGAGATGCCTGTGATTGGTGGAAGTGGATTTTTCAGATTTGCTAGGGGGTATGCTGAAGCTAGAACTAACTGGTTTGATTTGAAATCTGGGGATGCTGTTGTTGAGTATAATGTTTATGTTTTCCATTATTGA